A single genomic interval of Coccidioides posadasii str. Silveira chromosome 1, complete sequence harbors:
- a CDS encoding 60S ribosome subunit biogenesis protein NOP53 (BUSCO:304547at4751~EggNog:ENOG410PKBP~COG:J~BUSCO:9941at33183): MATNIEAPHQYNQPSRKGKKAWRKNVDVSEVQEGLRLLREEEIQGGVLAEKPSGDLFTIDKLGSNEISKRPPKASRPLKADEILGLRSAINAVDSRKRPNPKVTDGIVEPKSKRTRRDWVTKEEWLRLKKVAAEANPLNQDVQQGASYDPWGDNPSAPTLEDNLDFIPKTKPKVAPATLKHPPISLAANGKPIPSVKTPDAGISYNPTFEDWDKLLTEEGNKEVEAEKQRLQEEKAEQERQTRIEAAKHENDEAKSDDESAWEGFESEYEAPEWLKKKRPERKTKAQRNKIKRRKEAERKAKWEAKMKKREEQASQIKAILNAVKENEEARKLKEKEAESSEEGDDRVLRKRSFGGKHLVPEKPLEIVLPDELQDSLRLLKPEGNLLGDRFRNLLVQGKLETRKPVSQPKKAKRTYTEKWSHKDFKI; the protein is encoded by the exons ATGgcgaccaatattgaagcgCCACACCAATACAATCAACCCTCGAGAAAGGGTAAAAAGGCTTGGAGGAAGAATGTGGACGTGTCGGAGGTCCAGGAAGGCCTTCGACTGCTTCGggaagaagaaattcaagG CGGTGTTCTCGCAGAAAAGCCTTCAGGGGACCTATTCACAATCGATAAGCTCGGGTCAAACGAGATATCAAAAAGGCCTCCGAAAGCATCAAGACCGCTAAAAGCCGATGAGATTCTAGGCCTACGCTCTGCTATCAATGCTGTCGATAGCCGGAAACGCCCAAATCCCAAAGTCACGGATGGAATAGTCGAACCTAAAAGCAAGCGAACGAGAAGGGACTGGGTGACCAAGGAAGAATGGCTACGACTCAAAAAGGTCGCCGCAGAGGCAAACCCGCTAAACCAAGATGTCCAACAAGGTGCTTCCTACGACCCGTGGGGAGACAACCCAAGCGCACCTACACTCGAGGACAATCTCGATTTTATCCCAAAAACAAAGCCGAAAGTTGCGCCTGCAACACTAAAGCACCCACCGATCTCACTCGCAGCTAACGGCAAACCAATACCTTCTGTGAAAACACCCGATGCCGGAATAAGCTACAACCCCACCTTCGAAGATTGGGACAAGCTCTTGACAGAAGAAGGGAACAAGGAGGTAGAAGCGGAAAAGCAACGCttacaagaagaaaaagcggaGCAAGAGAGACAGACTCGAATTGAAGCAGCCAAACACGAAAACGACGAGGCTAAATCTGACGATGAGAGTGCGTGGGAGGGATTCGAAAGCGAGTATGAGGCCCCTGAGTGGTTGAAGAAAAAGCGACCTGAGAGGAAAACGAAGGCCCAAAGAAATAAGATAAAACGGAGGAAAGAGGCAGAAAGAAAGGCAAAGTGGGAagcgaagatgaagaagagagaagagcaagCGTCTCAAATCAAAGCTATTTTGAACGCTGTGAAAGAGAATGAGGAAGCCCGGAAGTTGAAAGAGAAGGAAGCTGAGTCCTCAGAAGAAGGGGATGACCGGGTTTTGCGGAAGAGGTCATTTGGCGGTAAACATCT AGTTCCTGAAAAACCCCTTGAAATAGTGCTTCCCGATGAACTACAGGATTCTCTTCGGCTTCTGAAGCCAGAAGGAAATCTGCTAGGTGATCGCTTTCGGAATTTGCTTGTACAAGGAAAACTCGAAACCCGGAAACCGGTCTCCCAGCCCAAAAAGGCAAAGAGAACGTATACCGAAAAATGGTCTCACAAAGACTTCAAAATCTAG
- the CEF1 gene encoding Pre-mRNA-splicing factor cef1 (BUSCO:310891at4751~EggNog:ENOG410PFBZ~COG:A~BUSCO:2748at33183) — MPVVKGGVWTNIEDEIVKVAVSKYGLNQWARVSSLLARKTPKQCKARWSEWLDPAIRKVEWSKEEDEKLLHLAKLMPTQWRTIAPIVGRTATQCLERYQKLLDEAEARESDELGLGGPAGGETAAPSADDVRRLRPGELDPDPESKPARPDTIDLDEDEKEMLSEARARLANTQGKKAKRKARERQLEESRRLAVLQKRRELKNAGINIKVVTTKKGQMDYNADIPFEKKPAPGFYNTTEEQARNERQREMFDPRKQQLANKRKGDQDEEQDKKRQKNDKTGSSAAFAAAAKAGQMQRIREAEQSSKRRALVLPSPQVSEGELEEIVKMGMAGERASRMAGDDDNEGTRGLIANYSSIIGGTPIRTPRAPPEEDRIANEIRNIKALTETQSSLLGGENAPLLEGGGSTGFEGIAPRKHQMVTPNPMATPFRQGGAGTIGGTPLQARPGATPLRTPRDNFMINKDTGLPVASTPKEMKIQENFIRRQLRQQLGSLPKPKETEWELEELPSEQPEPIMTDTLTEEDAAERDKRNKAAAEEAAKEKFKRQTQVYQRGLPRPRTLDIAALMKQVEEVEDPVKQMVAREMAIIIAHDAHKFPLQGMHIEGKAPKRQLFSNDLLAKAREDIAAEVSSEVLQQWQNNFDSSWASLHECPSALPGLSIYTDEDDFAKQEKDMTAAFDRVQNALIETAEQGNKLEKKVALHYGGYQARAKTLRNKILEANEALQKAKFDLDSFRTLQIAEESAVRGRVESLREEVTFVSRREREAQEVYRQRKEELDSLEAGSINGWH; from the exons ATGCCTGTCGTCAAGGGAGGCGTTTG GACTAACATCGAGGATGAGATCGTCAAAGTCGCGGTCTCCAAGTATGGATTGAACCAGTGGGCTCGAGTATCATCACTTCTTGCGCGCAAGACGCCGAAGCAGTGCAAAGCCCGTTGGTCGGAATGGCTGGACCCCGCTATTCGCAAAGTCGAGTGGTCgaaggaggaagatgagAAATTACTTCATCTGGCAAAATTGATGCCCACCCAATGGAGAACGATAGCGCCCATTGTCGGAAGAACTGCTACGCAATGTCTGGAGAGATATCAGAAACTCTTGGACGAAGCGGAGGCTAGAGAATCTGATGAGCTAGGTTTGGGTGGCCCTGCTGGCGGCGAAACTGCAGCTCCCAGCGCCGACGATGTTAGAAGACTACG ACCAGGAGAACTAGATCCTGATCCGGAATCCAAGCCGGCTCGACCCGACACCATCGAccttgatgaagatgaaaagGAAATGCTTAGCGAGGCTCGTGCCCGCCTTGCCAACACTCAAGGCAAGAAAGCGAAACGCAAAGCTAGAGAGCGACAGTTGGAAGAATCACGACGTTTGGCCGTTCTACAGAAGCGACGAGAACTTAAAAATGCCGGAATCAATATCAAGGTTGTTACGACGAAAAAGGGGCAGATGGATTATAACGCAGACATTCCGTTCGAGAAAAAGCCCGCACCTGGTTTTTACAATACCACCGAGGAGCAGGCACGAAATGAACGACAAAGGGAGATGTTCGACCCAAGAAAACAGCAGCTAGCGAATAAGAGAAAAGGAGACCAAGACGAAGAACAAGACAAAAAACGGCAGAAGAACGACAAAACTGGATCGTCTGCTGCTTTTGCAGCGGCTGCAAAAGCCGGTCAGATGCAGCGTATCCGGGAAGCAGAACAAAGCAGCAAGCGCCGGGCGCTAGTCCTCCCTTCACCTCAGGTTAGCGAGGGCGAGCTAGAGGAGATTGTGAAAATGGGTATGGCCGGGGAGAGGGCCAGTCGAATGGCCGgagatgatgataatgaaGGGACACGAGGTCTTATCGCCAATTATTCGAGTATTATTGGTGGTACCCCGATTCGAACACCAAGGGCTCCTCCCGAGGAAGATCGAATAGCAAATGAGATCCGAAACATTAAGGCTCTGACTGAGACACAGTCATCTCTCCTCGGTGGAGAGAACGCACCTCTTCTTGAAGGCGGCGGTTCCACTGGATTTGAAGGCATTGCACCACGAAAGCACCAGATGGTCACGCCAAATCCCATGGCAACTCCTTTCCGTCAGGGTGGCGCTGGTACTATCGGAGGTACTCCTCTGCAGGCACGTCCGGGGGCAACTCCCTTACGCACGCCCCGGGATAATTTCATGATTAATAAAGACACTGGTCTCCCTGTGGCGAGTACTCCAAAAGAGATGAAGATCCAGGAAAACTTTATACGGAGGCAACTCCGCCAGCAACTTGGTTCACTTCCTAAACCGAAGGAGACGGAATGGGAACTTGAAGAATTGCCGTCAGAGCAACCAGAACCGATCATGACGGATACTCTTACTGAAGAGGATGCCGCCGAGCGGGACAAGAGGAATAAAGCCGCCGCTGAAGAAGCGGCGAAGGAGAAATTCAAGCGCCAGACTCAAGTTTATCAACGTGGCCTTCCTCGACCACGGACACTAGACATCGCAGCCTTGATGAAACAAGttgaagaagttgaagatcCAGTAAAGCAAATGGTTGCACGGGAGATGGCGATCATTATTGCGCACGATGCACACAAGTTCCCATTGCAGGGTATGCATATTGAGGGCAAAGCACCTAAGCGTCAGCTCTTTAGTAACGACCTTTTGGCCAAAGCCAGAGAGGATATTGCTGCCGAGGTATCATCGGAAGTGTTGCAGCAGTGGCAGAATAACTTTGACAGTTCGTGGGCGTCTCTACACGAGTGCCCATCCGCGCTTCCGGGACTTTCAATCTACACGGATGAGGACGACTTTGCGAAACAGGAAAAGGATATGACTGCGGCATTTGACAGGGTGCAGAATGCCTTGATAGAAACTGCTGAACAGGGTAATAAATTAGAGAAAAAAGTTGCGCTGCACTACGGTGGATATCAGGCTAGGGCAAAGACATTGAGAAATAAGATCTTGGAAGCAAATGAGGCGCTGCAGAAGGCTAAGTTTGATCTAGATTCATTCAGGACGCTGCAGATTGCAGAGGAGTCCGCTGTTCGGGGGCGGGTGGAGAGCCTTCGTGAGGAAGTCACTTTTGTTTCCAGACGGGAGCGCGAAGCTCAAGAGGTATACAGGCAGCGCAAGGAGGAGTTGGATTCTCTTGAAGCTGGCAGTATTAATGGGTGGCATTAA
- the ESA1 gene encoding Histone acetyltransferase (EggNog:ENOG410PHAU~COG:B~BUSCO:4846at33183), translating into MMGVRDPSQEAPSTPDPVERSLATLNTLRIGVKAFVEKDGDYRKAEILSMRQRKDGPAFYVHYVDFNKRLDEWIPASRIDLTKEVEWPLPEKPEKKKVSGAAATKAQPKNSLKRARQASRDVSSTPDLLAGKNLNISKQSKLSKASSGKENAEDGTPISIPQLPSEGVSAGGTPQLEVDSEDVEMVDVAEAEAKAAIREEAEKAAEEAVRQEEIEKLRTGGSMTQNPTEIHRVRNLNRIQMGKYEIEPWYFSPYPTSFSDADMVYIDEFCLSYFDDQRAFERHRSKCTLVHPPGNEIYRDDYVSFFEVDGRRQRTWCRNLCLLSKLFLDHKTLYYDVDPFLFYCMTTRDAQGCHLVGYFSKEKESAEGYNVACILTLPQYQRRGYGRLLIAFSYELSKREGKLGSPEKPLSDLGLLGYRQYWRETLVELLLEPGRDAISESELASLSGMTEKDVHETLVVLNLLKYNKGNWIIVLTDAIIEQRNKRLAKEQAKGSRKIDSSRLQWKPPVFTASSRTWNW; encoded by the exons ATGATGGGCGTCAGAGATCCCTCGCAAGAGGCACCCAGCACGCCAGATCCTGTTGAAAGGAGCCTTGCCACCTTGAATACGCTAAG GATCGGTGTTAAGGCGTTTGTCGAAAAG GATGGCGACTATCGGAAAGCAGAGATCCTGTCCATGAGACAGCGGAAAGATGGGCCCGCCTTCTA CGTACATTATGTCGACTTCAACAAGCGTCTTGACG AATGGATCCCTGCATCGCGGATTGACTTAACGAAAGAAGTAGAATGGCCTCTGCCCGAGAAaccagagaagaagaaagttagCGGCGCCGCCGCAACAAAGGCTCAGCCCAAGAATTCACTGAAGCGGGCAAGACAAGCAAGTCGAGATGTATCTTCAACTCCAGATCTTTTAGCAGGAAAGAATCTCAATATCAGTAAACAATCCAAGCTGTCCAAGGCCAGTAGTGGCAAGGAAAACGCTGAAGATGGTACTCCGATAAGTATTCCCCAGCTGCCCAGCGAAGGCGTCTCTGCTGGAGGTACTCCTCAACTGGAGGTGGACTCTGAAGATGTGGAGATGGTTGATGTTGCCGAAGCTGAAGCCAAGGCAGCAATCAGGGAAGAGGCAGAAAAAGCCGCCGAGGAAGCTGTTCGGCAAGAGGAAATCGAGAAGCTGAGGACGGGTGGGAGTATGACACAGAACCCCACGGAAATCCATCGTGTGCGAAACCTGAATCGAATCCAGATGGGAAAATATGAAATAGAGCCGTGGTACTTTTCACCATATCCGACTTCCTTCAGCGACGCGGACATGGTCTACATCGATGAATTCTGTCTCAGTTATTTCGATGATCAACGTGCTTTTGAAAGACACCGATCTAAATGTACTCTCGTCCATCCACCAGGCAACGAGATTTATCGAGATGATTATGTATCTTTTTTTGAAGTGGATGGCCGTCGACAGCGAACATGGTGTCGAAACTTGTGCTTGCTGAGCAAGTTATTCCTGGACCACAAGACCCTCTACTATGATGTTgatccttttcttttctactGCATGACTACACGCGATGCCCAGGGCTGCCACCTCGTCGGATATTTCTCCAAGGAGAAAGAATCAGCCGAGGGCTACAATGTGGCATGTATCCTTACGCTTCCACAGTATCAACGTCGTGGATACGGTCGACTGCTCATTGCATTTAGTTACGAGCTTAGCAAACGGGAAGGCAAATTAGGCTCTCCTGAGAAACCACTGAGTGACCTGGGCCTACTCGGCTACCGGCAATACTGGAGAGAAACGCTAGTTGAACTTCTCCTGGAACCCGGTCGGGATGCCATTAGCGAGAGTGAATTGGCAAGTTTAAGTGGCATGACAGAGAAGGATGTTCATGAGACCTTGGTGGTACTAAACCTCCTCAAATACAAT AAAGGAAACTGGATAATTGTCCTCACCGATGCAATCATCGAGCAACGTAACAAGCGTTTAGCAAAAGAACAGGCCAAGGGATCCCGAAAAATCGATTCCTCGCGTCTTCAGTGGAAACCACCAGTTTTCACTGCCTCAAGCCGGACGTGGAATTGGTAG